The DNA window TAACAACGCTCATCCAAGACTGTTAATCGATAGAGAGCTTTACCAGTACATTAAGGATATGCCAGAAGGTCCAGCAGAATCTTCTAAGCTTCCCGCAGGTGGAAGATTCCCAATACTCCTTGGAGCGATGAGACTAATTGCATTTTCTGTTCCAACTTCAGACGTATACTCTCTAACAGCTCTTGGAAAAGAAATCAAAAAGGTTTGTGAAACCATAGCTCCAAGCCTTGAAACAGTAATTTCTGAAGACATAATGGATAGTTTAGTAAGGGCTGTATACGACGGATTTGAAGCAATAACTGATGAAGAAAAAGAAACCCTCTTTGCTTTAGCTTTAATAGATGAAGAAGGAAATCCACTTCCAGCGGGTGAACACCTAATAGAAGCTTATAGAATCTGGAAAGAAAGAAGCTTTAAGCCTGTTAAGTCCATAAACGTTGAAATCCTTGATGCCGAACTCTTAAAGGCTATTCAAGAGGTATGGAAACACCACGAAAATGATCCAAACGTTCTTCCAACAGTGGACGAGCTCGTTCACTACATGTTCTACAAACCTGTTAAAGAGTACAAGCATCTTATGGAACACTACGGTAGAAGACTCTATCAAGACCTTGGATATCAGAAGAAAGAAGAAATTAAGAGGAAATTTAGTGAAGTTAAAACTGTCGAAGAGCTATTTAAGAGCTTCTATGAAAAAGGAAACAAATGGTATGAAAAGATGTACGACATCGTTCAAGAATCACTCTATACTCTGGAATCCTTTAACTTAATCCACGCAGAAGAGAAGGATGGAAAAAAGGTTCACTACCTCACAGATTACGGAAAGAAAGTTCTTGAAGATATGGAAAAGAGAGGAATTAGGGAAATTCCAGCTGTTGCAGTTAAGGCAATCACTATTACAAACAAGGAGTTTGCTTCTCCAAACGTTGAGTGGTTCAAGAAAGGAGTTGAAGCTCAGCTTATAGGTGGTGGTGAACCAACAGAAGCTGGAAAGATGTACGCGGAAATGGCATACCAAATTAGAAGGCTTCCACACATTACAAGGTTTGAACTACAAGTTCTCCACAAGATTCCAGAAAAAGGTTTCTTTGTAAAAGATGTTTACGAGCTCTTTGACGAAACTTGGAAAGAAGAAGTTGAATATGCTCTAAACAAGCTTGAAGCTCGTGGATACATTGACATTCTCCAAAACGAGGCAATAGTTCTTACAGAAGCTGGAAAACTTGTAAAACGTGCCCTTTCCGGAACTCCAGAAGGATTTGCAAACCCAATCACACCTTTAGCAGTAAGGGTTCTCGAAGCCCTTAAGAAAGTAGGAACGCTTTACGTTAAAGAGAAGAAAATTAGAGTGTTACCTAAGAACATTAAAGAAGCTATTAAAATCTCCGGTCTTGACCCTGAAACTTTTGAAAAGGAACTTATTGTTCTTAGAGCGTCCAACTTGGTTGGTAAGAATAGCGTTAACGAGGCAGGTCTTTTAATCCTTGAAGCCTTAGAGAAGTTAAATTAAAGAAACTCGGCGGGGGCTTTGCCCCCTTTCTATCCTTTTAAGTTATATATAGGTTTAATAAACCTTTCTACCTCAACTGTATTTGGTAAAAACTCCAAAATTTCATTAGGATCTTTATAAGCAAAAGGAGCTTCATCAAGAGTGTCTTTGCTAACTGTTGTAGAGAAAACCCCCGCTTTTTCAACTGCTTTCTTGAAATCACTTACAGAAAACATCTCCTTAGCTTTTCTTCTACTTAACTTCCTTCCAGCACCGTGAGGAGCAGAAAAGTTTAAGCTTCTTATTCCTTTTCCTCTTCCAATGATTAATCCAGTAGTTAAGTTAAAAGGAATAACTACTCTTTCATCTTTATGAGCAGAAATTGCTCCTTTTCTAACACACATGTCCCTATCTAGGTCAATATAGTTGTGAACACTCTTTATTAACTTGCCTTCGTCAAACTCTTGTTTAAAGAATTCTTCAACTATTAGTTTTAAGATCATTCTTCTATTAAGATCTGCATACTTTTGGGCTAACTTCATAGCTCTTAGATATTCTCTACCTCCTTTATTAAGAGGTAGGAAAGCTAAATCGTTTGGTATCTCTGGATAACGTTTTTTTGTATATTCTTTAGCTTTTCTTTGAAAATGGTTACAAACCCTTAGGCCTAAGTTTCTCGAACCTGAATGAACAGTAAGGAAAAGTTCTCCTGAATCCTTGTCGTATCCCAACTCTAAAAAGTGATTACCACTTCCAAGAGTTCCAACTTGTAGTATTGGATCTTGAAGGTTAATTTTATAAGTATTGATAAGAAGTGACTTTATCTCAGAAAGAAGTTCTTTATCCTCTTTAGAAAGAGGAAGTTTTTTTGCGTTTGATTTTGTTCTTGAAGTTAGTCCTATTGGAATTCTGCCTTTTACAAAAGCGTCAAACTTTCGTAAATCCAAACTTTCCTTTGGAACTTCTTTGTCTACTTTAATTCCAAGAGGGTAAGTATA is part of the Desulfurobacteriaceae bacterium genome and encodes:
- a CDS encoding RtcB family protein, with translation MNPTVIEGRVPIYIYAKEIEPEVRAQIERIKDLPFFRDKIVIMPDCHAGKGCVIGFTGYFDDVVIPNIVGVDIGCGVYTYPLGIKVDKEVPKESLDLRKFDAFVKGRIPIGLTSRTKSNAKKLPLSKEDKELLSEIKSLLINTYKINLQDPILQVGTLGSGNHFLELGYDKDSGELFLTVHSGSRNLGLRVCNHFQRKAKEYTKKRYPEIPNDLAFLPLNKGGREYLRAMKLAQKYADLNRRMILKLIVEEFFKQEFDEGKLIKSVHNYIDLDRDMCVRKGAISAHKDERVVIPFNLTTGLIIGRGKGIRSLNFSAPHGAGRKLSRRKAKEMFSVSDFKKAVEKAGVFSTTVSKDTLDEAPFAYKDPNEILEFLPNTVEVERFIKPIYNLKG
- a CDS encoding DUF505 domain-containing protein, which encodes MIIRKEHALALLRVREGEKVNERVCQLMNAQEEAPFIELERMNLLRMERPLEYSLTYWGRALANIIEEMVSKGLIKHPKDWDEEFRWLGSEVIMMIETAILNDDIPGPLTEKELEKRGFIEERKVEKKGTFKVVNKFAKDVYEIFNNAHPRLLIDRELYQYIKDMPEGPAESSKLPAGGRFPILLGAMRLIAFSVPTSDVYSLTALGKEIKKVCETIAPSLETVISEDIMDSLVRAVYDGFEAITDEEKETLFALALIDEEGNPLPAGEHLIEAYRIWKERSFKPVKSINVEILDAELLKAIQEVWKHHENDPNVLPTVDELVHYMFYKPVKEYKHLMEHYGRRLYQDLGYQKKEEIKRKFSEVKTVEELFKSFYEKGNKWYEKMYDIVQESLYTLESFNLIHAEEKDGKKVHYLTDYGKKVLEDMEKRGIREIPAVAVKAITITNKEFASPNVEWFKKGVEAQLIGGGEPTEAGKMYAEMAYQIRRLPHITRFELQVLHKIPEKGFFVKDVYELFDETWKEEVEYALNKLEARGYIDILQNEAIVLTEAGKLVKRALSGTPEGFANPITPLAVRVLEALKKVGTLYVKEKKIRVLPKNIKEAIKISGLDPETFEKELIVLRASNLVGKNSVNEAGLLILEALEKLN